GCTATGCTAGTGGATCCAAAATCTCTGCCACATATGTAGCATGTAACCGTCTTCTTCTGTTGCTCCTAAAACCAATCGCCTCCGAATGACTGTCCCGCTATCTATTCGCTCCACCCCCAAATTAACGACACTCGGGTACAAACGGCACAATTATTTATTCGTGGTTATCaataatcaataaaatttatatcgcCCTATGATTATATCGCACGATAAAGTtcaaaggtctgggttaagtataAGAATCAACGAGAATTTACATAGCGGAAATGGTTTCACACAAACTGGAGGATATAAGCATGCTTTCCAACGCGACTCACCCCTGTTGGGCTGACTGAGATTTCTTGCACGCTCGTCGACCCCAACTTCCGCTGGGCAGTCAAGTCTTTTCTTCGTGGTTGCCTATCGTTCTCGATTTGAGATCGTTTTATGCACTGAGGTTCGTGTATCTTAATACTTTTCGTGCCAAAGTTTCTACCACAACTTTGGCATGCGATCGTTGGTGGTCCGGATCGTGACGTGCTCGCTGGCTTTTCCGGAACAGAGTTTTCCGACCTCTCCGTGTCTGGATTCTGTCGATCGAATGTTGAACTTATTGGTTTTTGTGCAACAGCGTACGATCGAACATCGTTTACTCGgacaataattataaaattgaaaagaaaaccttcagaaattaaaattgaatttatttcgtATTATACCGTAATTAGAATTGATTTAAGAATTAATCAATGATGCACTGACCAACCTCGTGCGATAACCTTTTCCGATTATTAAATGCTTACAGTATGAGTAATCAAATATTACGTCAAGACTTTCATAAAAAtgcgttattaattttatttctccGAATACTCGACGTTGTATCGATTGAAATAGTGAATTTCATGCAGCTGGTTCACCTTTGGCGGAGCTTTGCAACTTTTCTGATGTATTGGCAGCCGTTCCGGAAGGAACGTTCTTCCACATTTGGAACACGGAACCAATTGCGCCTGGAAGAGTATAATTCCGAATCATTATCTCGTTCTGTGTTTTGAGTTCGCGTTAATCTGTTAACCGGTTAAAACTAGTCAACTAGCTGCGCAAATTTGtattagaaataaattaaaatttgcatTCGCTGTGGGCAAGGTGAGTTAACTCGTTTTTACTCGTTTGTCGTTGTAACATCCCGGTTGACAGGTTAATCGTCAGttagttaagttaataaatgatTTCAATATGGTCGTATTACATTCACACTCTACTTATAAAGTTATATGTATAAATTACAACTAACAAAGTTTTTGAATGAGAGTCTGTCTTGGCCAGTACAAAGATAAATTACAATACAATAGAACCTCGATTCTTGCACGCGAACCTTGTTCGTTGTATTGTGTTAATAAGCGGAAGAGATGATCATTTAGCAACAAGTTGACGGTAAGAGTAACAGGTAGTATTCTCGTTGAATCATTTACCCCAGTAATTATGCAATCGAATATAATAACAATTATCAAAACTAAGAGTTCAGCGCTTGGATCGATAATAATTAAACTAATgtcaattcaatatttttttacccTTCGGCTAAAATTGAACAATGGCGCATCAAAAATTTATATATGATCATTATGATCGTATCTAGCCAGTCGAGATCGATCAGCTTAAAGCGAAAAAATGAAGTTGAAGGGAAAGTTCCTCTTTAATGTCGAATTTAATGAGTCGCAATGCGGTTCTTAGTTTTTAGATCAAACATGCCGTTGGTATTATGGAGCTAAATGTGCGTGATAAATGTGGGCCAGCACCTTGAACACGATAGGGCTTGGGGGATTATAGTGCGTGACATGTTCTCTGTACGGAACCGGAGACCTCGTAAGTTCCTACTTGTTATTCCTATTTGTATTTTCGCGTATGCGTGCGAAACGTGCAAGGGTGAACTTTAAAGTGTCGTATAACTACTACGCATTAAAAAGAACTCGTGATTATACGCGAGATCTTGCAACGAATGATGCAACTAAAAAGAGCTCGATTCGATGTGTAATAATAAATCCAAAACGCGGAATCAAATTCGCTTTTAAATGGTTTAAGTGGTAAATCCGAACTTTGCACATCGCTCTGCACGCAACTTTGCGTTTGGAAGTAAACTGGGCAAAGTTCATTCTACACGCTTAGTGTTATTAACACTTCTGAATATTGCGAAGAAACTCGTACcgataaattttattctacgttttCGTTTAATTTCTCCACGTAGAATCATATTCTCGGTTGCACCAGTCATTGTGGGATATCTTGTTTGTAATCACTCAAGATAAATTTCTGCGTATAGAAATTTTTGTACTTTGGCTTAACGCGTTCGCTATCGCTGTATTTGTAGAAATTTTGATCGTTGTAGAGCATAGTTTTTATATAGATATAAATGTTTATAGGTATAGAGATaaagtaaaaaattattaatgttatAATTGTTTCTATGGCATCGTTATACCAATTTCATCAGAAATAAACTCTACAAGCAGAAAAGAACACTGTTAAGGAAATGGCTTTCTCCTGACTATTTATTCATGTCGTGATGGTAATCAATGAAATGGTTACGCCAACGATTTACCATTTCCAACGAACTAGCTTGGTATACTTGGTATACAAAAGGGTTTGACGAGGAGATATGTAACGAAATTAGGTTGGTAAAAGCAACCATTCTTTTAGTTGACTGCCAATTATTTTTTTCCGTGCGTCTCGTTTGAATATTCGACCCCAATGCATATGCGTATGTATGTATTCGAATCCATTATGCATTGCTATTCGAATTCACCCGTGGTATTTCATAATTCCATTACATCATCGCCAATATAGGAGAGGTCTCCGTCAGCTCCGATGAACTTAGCGGAGTGACTCATTCGTTTTATTAGAATACATTCGTCTATATCAGTAAATACGGAAGTGCTAGACAATTCAAATGATTCTGGTTGTGACGATTACACGAGCGTGAGTAAAATATTACGTGAAGATAAGAAATTGGTTGAAATGTATTGCCCTTGGTCACGTAAGGCTATAGACGCAATTTGCATGTTTGAAGAGACGTTCACATAACAGGAAGATACCTGACTTTCTTCCCATGCCGCTGCGTTCCATTTTGATCGATCGATCGCAGAGTCGGGCCTTTGAGGTGTCGGGCGTCTTTGGTTCGCGGGCAAAGAGTTATTTTCTCTCTCCCACTTCTGCGAGTATGATATTTGTTAATATTCAAGTAACAACTCTGTGCATCATCGATGAAAAATAAACAGAGAAAGAACAGAATTCTCAAAGAAATTAAGACTATGATGAAAATTATTGAGtcaattcaatttttaaaattctacgAAATTAGGCCTTTTAGCTTACGATGCATCCAACTCGTGGTAAAATAGCATAACGACCGTGCGCGAGACGAGCGTAATTAATGTTCGTTTTGCGAATATGAATACGATCGTTGGCGTTGTGTGAGGAAGTATCGAACCGAATGTATATGAACTGCGATTCGCGTGTAAATTACATAGCATTGATCACCTCGTACAGTGCTCAACCACGACGAGATAGTACGAAGTGCCAGCTCATATGCACGTAAACGTTTTCGATATCAACTCCAACGATATACGTAATACACGTATATTCGTATCGATTCAACAAAGGGCCTTGACGTATTGCATGTTTCCAGACAAGGAAATTCAATAATATGCATGTCCATCGCGTTCAACACCATCAAAGTGTAAGAATAACGCAGTTCAAGTTCAATATAAAATTAGAATCTATCCTATACGAATTATTTTCGTCCTGTGAGTTGTTTTTATCCttgatatttaatttatttttctgtgTTTCTCTGTAGTGCAATCTGAGTTTTGCTTTCTGAAAAAAATGtgcttttattatattaaatttgctACCCCTTTCAATACTTTTGCGATCATTTCTGAATGCCTAACGAAAATATCTTCTGACCTTTTTTTATACGCTGCAAACGACATTTGTTGcaagaattttttaattgcgATAAGATTCTTTATGCGAAAATGAATTGTTTACTTACTTGCATACACTTGGGCTCGTGAATGGGAAAGCTGGCGGTGCCGAATTCGCGGCCACAGATGTAACAAGTGATGGTCCTTGGTCCCTTTTTAGCCGGCGCCGAGGACGGTCTGCACGATTGTGGACTATCCGATTTCGACTTCGCTTCTTGAACGTCCACCTCCTCGATTTTGTTCTTATTCTTGTCGCTACGAAAGTGCAAGGCGACTGGCTTCTGAACAGATTTCGGTATCGGGGTTTTCGTCTTCGAATTGGCAGGGTTGTCTTTCATCTTTTGCTGATTGATCTTCGGGTGGCTGTGAAATCGCTCCGGTTGATTCGGCGTGCCGCAACTTTTACACGGTTCCGGTGCGCTTCTCGTGGAAGTGGATGTAAACACCTCCAGATCATTCTGTATCATCGGTCTTGAGTTCTTCTTCTTTAGCGTAGATAGGGACGGCACCTTGTAGCCAATCGTGCCGTTTCTAATTTAATAGAGAGTCAAGTTtgtttaatttacaaaatttgttACATATTTTAATCTGTGACACCTCGAATTCATAAATGTTTTAACTCTTGAATCTGTGAATTTATAAAACTAGGAATTCTTAGATTTGTAAGTGTGTGAAATTGCGGATTCCTTGAATTCgtaaatttatgaatttttatttataaatttgcgAATCAAAGTAGGCACGAACCCATTGTTATTATCATCCAGTTTTCGATTATCGATGCTCTTCTTCGTCGCCGTGGCATCCTGGCCAACGATGCGCGCCTGTTTCTGCATCCTCGGTGACTCCGCGACAACGTCGACGTGACCGAATCTCCCGTCCAGAATCTGCTCGAACGTCCGTCGTTTGTGTCGTGTCGATGTCAaaccgtggtaccacgttgctggtGTACAGTTTGACGCTGGCCTCTGTTGTTGTCCGTTGATAGTGACGTCCTCGCGACACCTTGACGACGAAGGGAACGACGACGTTCCCCCACTAATTGTTTTCGAATGGCGATGCAACGTCATAGAATCGCTAAGCAACTCTTTGCTCAGCAGAGACATGTCGAGTTTGTCAACGAGATTCGGGTCCAGAACGCTCGGTTTTTCGAGATTCGCGGTCTTTGGTCGCTCCAGGTTATCGAAAAGAGATACTCCCCGTTTTAACTTCGGCGGCCAAGTACCAGTGTCTGGCGTCTTCGACTTTCCTCGATGTTTCCCCCTTTCTGaatgatatttatttattgtttacAGGATGCATTtgataacttgaatatttcgttTGTGCTACCTTTAACATTTGAAAATGGCTATCGTCTACAGACTATAATTACCGCAATTATGTTTCCTATTATAAATTTAACAACCCCCCCCCTACCAATTTGCTTTATTCATTTAATACTCTACACTATTCTAGTCATCTCAACTATTATTGTACATTATACTATTGGACTCATTATTGTACacaaatattttgtaatttacCTAACACTCCCGccatattttttattcgttattcgaagaaTAATAATGACTTACTTTCCAATATGTCCAGATCTTCCGTGATAACTAAAAACGTTTTCTCGGACAGGATCTCTGTCGGTTCCTTTTTCCATTTCATGATTTTTGCGACACACGCCGTGGTTGTAAGAATTTGGAAATAGAACCCAATAAACGATACAAAACGTTTATTCTAATGATTCCTCGTGTCACTGCTACAAAGACGATTTTacatttcgaaaaatattcgGTACTTTCAAAATTTCATAGTAGATCTTTGCACGGATTACGTTTACTGTATTCCGAAATGGATAAAACGTGACAGATCTGTTTGACCGTTGTCAAATACGCTTAAATTTCATCATTTCTTCGATCTGTTATCAGTACAAATTGATTTTCCAACATTTGTGGTTATCACATTAAACAAACGGATTTTCCTATAACTTTCGAACTGTTCCTTCTCGTTGACAGCTCACTGAATTTAGCTTCTCTCGAAACTGCTTCATTTCCGATTTCCTTTAGTTCGTGCAATAACAATTCAGTTacgttttttattaaatattcatttGTTACACTTTACGATTTAAAGATTTCAAACtacgtaataattttttaatttgtatacCGTCAACTAGATTATAACCACTAAACACACAAGTGATCAATTATCATAAATATAAAGTTACACACGTAAGGTCATGACTGTCCGAAATAAAATATACATCTGCATGACCTTTCCTTCGTCAAACACTATGCAAGATACAAATGCAAACTGTTATTTCGACCGGTTTGCAGGGATTATTGGAAATAATGTGTATTTTGCTCCTTTCAATCGACGAAAATCACTCTATCGATTTTACTTGGCGCGAATTTTGTAGGAAGAAACACGATTTCAAACGCGTAAGCCCTTTATCGGCGAAACACCCGGTGCACTGAGCTTCGGTTTACCTTGCCATTGGCTACATGTAGCTTTTACCTTTCTCATTGTGGTCGACTGTGTGAAGAATACAGATGGCCACGAAATCGATCCAACAACTACTATTAAACAACTATATCGAGCCCCGTTTATATACGTTTTCGTCATTACGGAAGCGTATTACGGCGTTAGATATTTTGAATGGGGGGACTGTGTCACGAATTACTACAGGAAATAAACTTCTTACAGAGAACAATGCCAAAACAAATGCTAAAACAAATATTGTCTTATGATACATTCAAGTTTTATTAttgatgaaataaaaataaaattatttaaacatattTACTTGAAAGTATACCACTGATATCAACAAATTCGTCGTAAATTGTATGTTTTATGTTTATGCAGGTGGTAAAGTGAAAAGTCGAGTACTTCCGGTTTCATAATGATCCCGATAGTCTTATTATTTTCACACATGTGGGTACGTTTAGCTTAGAAAGTAATCTTTTACGCGTTTACGTCTACAATTgcgcaattttatttaaacacaTTGTTAAAAATATGGTTGTTTAGTTTGAACCATCACTATACAAGTAAATTAATAGTTAATATATCTATAAACGCGTTTATAAAAATACATAATGTACATAGTACCATAACATTATCGACGATATCGATAACGTTTGAAGTGAAACCATAACTGAAAAATGTTGTTATGGAACTGACATCTAAATCCACGTTTATACGAGTATTCCCATTCCCTGTTAACGATCTTAAATGCGATATCTTCGTAAGGCGGGCCAGCGTGAAATCGCAAAATTGCAAAGTCTTTGTTATCAGAGCAAGGTGTCTGAggattacaaaaaaatatttattaataatatacttttAAACTACTACCATCAATATgaatataattaatttaaaatttgtcttaccAAAAAGTACTCGGGCGTTGTGTTTTTGTCGATGAGATCCGGATAAAATATGTTAAATTTGTAACCTTGGACAATTTTCGGTGGTGGATTATCCATGTCATAATGTGTTTGATTATATTTATTCCACTCAAAACCAGTATGTACGCGATTGAAATATCTTGGTTTCCTGGGTCTATACTTGTCAGACCACAAATAAATCTGTGCTTCTAAAGACGATTCAACGCTGAATTGTGCCTCGTCAGAACCCATATTTTTACGTGCTTCTCTGTGCATAGCTTGTTCTTCCGCGGTCATTACGTTCTGAATTTTCCGTCCAGTACTAAGCACttgatttctcgcatactccaaTCTCTGATTATCATCTTCTTCTAAAGTGACTATAGTTCCTGGCTCAAGTTGAGAATAAGGtatatattttggagaatatccTCCCGATTCATATTCACAGAAAGACTCTGACAAAAGGTCGTCAGCCGCATTAGTAACTTCTTGATCGTCGTCTGATTGACTATCTTCGCTTTTCTCTGCAGCTGTATTGGTAGATGGTTCGTCTAGTTTTTCCGACTGTTCACCAGTTGCTTCATTGTGTGCTTGCGAAGTCTCAGGTTCATTCTCCGTTCTAGCTACGCCTTGTTCGGCGATTAAGACTTCCAACTTTTTCCGCAAATTTTCTTGGTGTCGATCTCTTAATCGTGCTCTAGCCATATGCGCTTTTAATTGTGATAAAAGACTTTCCCAATATCCTATGTCAACACCTTCAGGTTTTCCTGTAATTTTTGCTTCAATTTGTAGCTGTAAAGCTTCCAATTGCGCTGCCGTTTTTCCTTTGAAAATAGCGGTTACATCTTTAGCTACTGATTCGTGTATTCCTTCTCTTCGACCAACAGCCACTTCATACTCTGATCTTTCTAATTTTCTCAGTTTATGCAATTCATCTTCAACTATTACAGTAATATCGTTCCAATAATCTAAGTTTTTGCCGCGTTCCAATTCTTTGTAAACTTTAATATCTTCAATAAGATCTTCTAAATCTTTTACGTGTAATCCGCGTAAATAAGTATAAGGTTCATGCATTTCTACAGCATCAACTTCTTCTTCCGCGCTAATATATTTCGCAAGAAGATCAATCGGTTTTGCGCGGCCATCTTGTATTCTAATACGAGATCTTAATCTTGCTTGCTCTAAATGGAATTGGTCTTCTTGCCTTGCCCATTGTTCTAACTGGGCAGCTTCTTTTCCTCTTTGTAACAATGTCATTTCTTCTTCCCTTTGTTGCCTTTCTAATTCTCTTTCCTGTCTCCTTTTCTTAACTTTCTCTAACTCTCTTTTATTCTCCTCTTGTTTATGTCTATTTCTAATTTCTAATGCTTCTCTACTAACACCAAGTAAACCTTCCTTCTCAAGTTTCTTAGACCATACAAATGTGGACAGTAAATTTCCATCGCCAAATGGATTATCTGTATTTGTATAATGTAAGTAATCATTATCCCAACCCATTCTTTCTTTACGTTTACGTTCTTTAGCTTCTTTCTTCTTTAAACGGCGTAATCGCTTTTCTTCCGGAGTTTCTGTTGCTTTCATTAGTTCTTTCTGACGTTTCTTGTCTTCAATTTGTTTCTGACGTTGTTTCTGAAGTTTCTCTAACAGCTTTGTAGAATCTGAGGAAGAATCAGACGAGGACGAGGTACTAGATTCACTTGAATTTGAAGAAGACACTGATGACGACGACGATGATCTGAAATTAAAAGATAGAAGATTATTAATccataacctcaaaaatatttaatgtcCCTTACCTCTTTTTGTTTTTACGTTTCGAAGATTTTTTATGAGATTCGTATGAATCGGAGGATTCTCTATGCCTGGATTTTTTATACTTTTCATTAGAACTTTTAGAGTGTTTATGCCTTGATTTTGAACTTCTGGACCGACTTTCATAATCACTGTCAGTAACCCTACGTGAAATTCTATCTTTATATCTTTCGCGATCTTTATAGTCTTTTCTTGACCTCTCATAGTCTCTCCTATGAGAATACTTATCCATTGTCAATTTATATGCATGTATTATATCATTTTACACAAAATACCCTACCCTATATTTTTATGACACCTAACCTCAAACAAGACGATGCTACGACGCATTAATATCCGCCATTGTTAAATTCAGACCAATTTAGACAGCTGATTCCGGTTTACTACGTGCAAATTTCCGTTTGTAtacaataaattaatataatacaaGGAACAAtcagaatttaattattttcccaAGGGAATAATAAATTTACAGAGATTATTTTATTATCCTATCTATTTTTTGTAAGGATTTTTTAATATTGACTATCAACGATTGAAGAGTACTTTCCTCCTCTCTTCTTGACGCGACATCCGTTAAACTTTCAAATTAGAGAGCATACGTTGTTGGAAGAAGGTTTTCGAAAATTCACGGTTGATTTTTGTTGTGTTCAGTGAATCTACGATAGATTTCCAAGGTCTGTGATAACTGTTAAATGAACCACAATGCCGAATGAAATCTACTATTCGAAAAAATACTATGACGACAAATACGAGTACAGGTTGGTAAAAATAACGGTAGCGTGTGTAATGTTCGATATAGGTTTTGATTTTGATCAATTGTGCTAATATATACGGTTTATAGAGATGTATAAACCTAATTTTTGTACGTATATTCATGTCGATATTGTATTCATGGCTGTGACATAAAATCTTCGTTCATCAAAAAATTTACTTCGtcccattttatctgttttattAGTAATTTCTTTGTTCATCATTTGGGTACAGATGTGACATACCATTTAAATGGCCGTCTAGCATATTCTTTTGTTTGCTTTACTAACCCATCATTCTTAATTATTCTAACGTATCGATTTATTACATGATAACACATTAATACGATACTCTTGCAACGATTTGACTATAGGCCTTGTTTTTGCGCATTAAAATTAGGAGGAAAAATCGGGAATCATGTCTTCCAGCATCCGAACAATAGCTACGTAACAAAGAATAGATGTTGGTAGGGGGAAACAATATTAAGTGCTGCTAAGAATGAcataaaattttgcaattttatattaaaatattctcCTGATAGAAAAATTTACTATTTGTTTAAGATACGTTTATTGTAATACATATCTATAAATACAATACATACCTTCTTTGTTATTACTACTTATTTAAAGTGTATCTAATTTATTTAGAAGCGTATAGAATTTCACATTTCAAATAAGGGATAAAAAAGATGTTAAGCTGTTATTATTTTCCTGATAATTACATCTATGTATATGTTTTACTAGGCACGTGGTATTGCCCAAGGAGTTGGTGAAGTTCGTGTCAAGTACTCATCTACTTTCTGAACAAGAGTGGAGAGCTATTGGTGTTCAACAAAGTCAAGGATGGGTACATTATATGATTCATAAACCAGGTATGCTATCATTCTTTTGATATTACCTAAATTCGATTGCAGTGATTTGTACTCGATGTTAAAGCATTCgtattaaaagaaaatatctttaaaaaaatgaattaaaaaagGTTATTCGATGCAAAGAGATATTTTgaacaaaaatatttgtttgtttCAGAGCCACACATTTTACTCTTTAAGAGAAAAATAACATCTCCACCACCAGAGAATGAATGTCTTTAATATCACTGTACCAATTTGTAAATAATGTTTCAGATCATTGTTAATATTCATAGAACAGCTCAACTATCACAGCAAAACCATCCTATTGACTTACAAAAATTGGTATTATAGTACAGAAATTAGTATTATATATATACGTATTGCATCTGGTAAATCTAAAAGACATAATAGCAAGCTTTGTTTCTTGAATTCTTCACTACAACATGAATGGTGGCATTCCATTTTCATTGTTAGCAAGTCATTCATAATAGCAAATATTCTGTATATATGTCTATATAGTGCCTTAGTTCTTAATTGCAGTTTACATAGTTCTTAATTTTCGAATTACCACAACAACTTGGTATTTCATTCAATGTAACAGAAGCGAAAACATTGAAATGTTCTAGTTTTTTTCTAAAAGTCATAGTTCTGAAATGGAATTAACTATTCCATTCGGAATTTGTCAAATAAGGAAAAGCCCCCATAATTTTGTGATTACAGTGCCTTGCACGAATGTGCTAATCTTCGTTAATTGTTAAGGTATACTTTAATTCTGCATATAGAATATCATTCCTTATGTTTAACAAGAATGATGTATTAAAAGCAAATATGTTTTTAAGTTTTAAGTTCAATAACGATATGGATATTAATTAGAGATTCCATTACTAAGTGTCAAATTCCGCGTTTATTATGTACTTTGCCACAAGATGTTTATATTAATTAGATTTGCATCATGTATTgcatttattatatacataacTTCATTCAGACTTTGCTctctaattatattttttacaacgttactttatcaGTATTTCTCGAAACTAATTCTTATGTTTTAGTATTAGTTGACTTTGATTTACTTTTAATATATAAAACACGTACTGTCAATTCATAAATAAAGTTTGTAACTAATAATTTTGGTTTTCATTTTACGTACCAGTTAAAACGTTTTATGCGATATTAATATACATGCTTTcagttttaaaaatatgattCAAAGTTATCATGGAGCTTTTAAAAACATCTTGATAGTTTGAACTCGTCTTATACTAGTATAAACGAATTGAACAAATGCTAAACGTAAATATAACGAACATGCGTTATTGCGAGAAACATCCATGTGTTTCTTCATTTTATTCTCGTATGGCAAAAAGAGTGAGACAAATTTAGCCGAATATACGAGAAGAGTGGGAGGCAAGGGAGGTGGGAGGAGGCAGAATAATTAAAACAACCACGTGACTGACCTCAATCCAATTATACAAATATTGTCCCTAGCGGTCAAGTAATTCTCACACTAATTTTTGTAAATTGTACATTAATTAAATCATCGTCCATGGACTGACGGCGTGTTGCGTACACAGTTCGTTTCACTTTTATTACATAATTTCGTTACCGGTGTCTTTTAACAAGGAAACAAGTAATTAGCGAATATTCtttgaaattagaaaaaaatgcATTCGCGTACGGTGCATCTATAAAATATCAAAGATACACAACGGTATTTAACGAATTTA
The Colletes latitarsis isolate SP2378_abdomen chromosome 14, iyColLati1, whole genome shotgun sequence DNA segment above includes these coding regions:
- the Cactin gene encoding cactin, spliceosome C complex subunit — protein: MDKYSHRRDYERSRKDYKDRERYKDRISRRVTDSDYESRSRSSKSRHKHSKSSNEKYKKSRHRESSDSYESHKKSSKRKNKKRSSSSSSVSSSNSSESSTSSSSDSSSDSTKLLEKLQKQRQKQIEDKKRQKELMKATETPEEKRLRRLKKKEAKERKRKERMGWDNDYLHYTNTDNPFGDGNLLSTFVWSKKLEKEGLLGVSREALEIRNRHKQEENKRELEKVKKRRQERELERQQREEEMTLLQRGKEAAQLEQWARQEDQFHLEQARLRSRIRIQDGRAKPIDLLAKYISAEEEVDAVEMHEPYTYLRGLHVKDLEDLIEDIKVYKELERGKNLDYWNDITVIVEDELHKLRKLERSEYEVAVGRREGIHESVAKDVTAIFKGKTAAQLEALQLQIEAKITGKPEGVDIGYWESLLSQLKAHMARARLRDRHQENLRKKLEVLIAEQGVARTENEPETSQAHNEATGEQSEKLDEPSTNTAAEKSEDSQSDDDQEVTNAADDLLSESFCEYESGGYSPKYIPYSQLEPGTIVTLEEDDNQRLEYARNQVLSTGRKIQNVMTAEEQAMHREARKNMGSDEAQFSVESSLEAQIYLWSDKYRPRKPRYFNRVHTGFEWNKYNQTHYDMDNPPPKIVQGYKFNIFYPDLIDKNTTPEYFLLKRGVSLFDNLERPKTANLEKPSVLDPNLVDKLDMSLLSKELLSDSMTLHRHSKTISGGTSSFPSSSRCREDVTINGQQQRPASNCTPATWYHGLTSTRHKRRTFEQILDGRFGHVDVVAESPRMQKQARIVGQDATATKKSIDNRKLDDNNNGNGTIGYKVPSLSTLKKKNSRPMIQNDLEVFTSTSTRSAPEPCKSCGTPNQPERFHSHPKINQQKMKDNPANSKTKTPIPKSVQKPVALHFRSDKNKNKIEEVDVQEAKSKSDSPQSCRPSSAPAKKGPRTITCYICGREFGTASFPIHEPKCMQKWERENNSLPANQRRPTPQRPDSAIDRSKWNAAAWEESQAQLVPCSKCGRTFLPERLPIHQKSCKAPPKNPDTERSENSVPEKPASTSRSGPPTIACQSCGRNFGTKSIKIHEPQCIKRSQIENDRQPRRKDLTAQRKLGSTSVQEISVSPTGEQQKKTVTCYICGRDFGSTSIAIHEPQCLKKWHVENEKLPSGERRKEPQRPEVIYTCDPGTGNMVVDVMAMAEANWKSHLNQLVPCKYCGRTFNPDRVSVHERSCKGNH
- the Cks30a gene encoding cyclin-dependent kinase subunit 30A isoform X2; this encodes MILVVTITRAHVVLPKELVKFVSSTHLLSEQEWRAIGVQQSQGWVHYMIHKPEPHILLFKRKITSPPPENECL
- the Cks30a gene encoding cyclin-dependent kinase subunit 30A isoform X1, whose translation is MPNEIYYSKKYYDDKYEYRHVVLPKELVKFVSSTHLLSEQEWRAIGVQQSQGWVHYMIHKPEPHILLFKRKITSPPPENECL